GCAACTATGGACACGAGGAGTGCAGTGAAGCAGCTGTTAAGGAATTTGAAAGATTTTTCCAGAATCCTACCATCAAGTAAGAAACCCCAGCGGCGTAGCTCAACATTGAGAAGTATTCTATTTATGCTAATATTTTCATCTTATTTTTTAGAGTAAACCCCGATTTGCGCCAGGTCGTGTACTGCGAGGGGATCCGCAAGGGCACTAGAGAACATTTTGAGTTCCTGTGGAACCAATATCTTACTAGCAATATGGCCACGGAGCAGATTCTGATCCTGCAAGGTCTGGGTTGTGCATCATCCAAGGAGTTGGTCAATGTATGTAGTAGTTctgaagtgaagcgaagaCTCGGAAGAAGCCAACGAACGTACTAATCACACTTTCTCTGCAGATAATGTTGGATGCCATTACGACCGAGAACGTCCGGCCGCAGGACAAAAGCAATGCGTACACGTACGTCATTAACAATGCATACACTCTGCCCCACGTGTCAGCGTATCTGCAGCAGAATCACGCCATTTGGGCCGCAGCGTAAGTTAcggagccccccccccccccccccccaaggaACAAACAGTTCCAAAAGACATCCATCTctatttctttccttctcgttCATAGGCACGGCAGCTACTTGAATGTAGCATCGGCATTCAATAATTTGCTTGCCCGTTTGAAGAACGACGCTGAGAAGGACAAGATCAGCGCGTTCATCGAGACCAACAAGGCTGTGCTTGGTACGGCAGCATACGATTCGATTAAGCGCGGATTGGGTGATTACGAAACCAACAAGCAGTTCACCACGAAGAACCGTGACGAAATTCGGGACTTCCTGAAGAAGAAGGCTGACGGTGGTGCCGCAACCGTGCTCACAAACGTTTCGTTGATCGTCGGATTGGTGGTGCTTGCTCTTTCGCGCCAGTAACGCAAAACGAACTGTGCATAGTAGAGATTATGGCAGCATATCCAAAATAAACTGTTTATAAAAATATTTGATCGTTTCTCGAATCTTTACGAAGAAGAATTATTCATCCATCTATCTATATTGGGTCTTTTCCTTGTATCATAGTGTATGTAAATATCAAATTGTtataattaacaaaaaaaatattttgaacCCGTATCAAATCTTAACTTTTCACAGCgtttaattttctcaatttctttcGCGCTCATGCCTCTTTTCACATGTGGTGGACTTTGCTGTATTAaagtatttaaattaaaaagaaattttcttttttaagtaTGCAACTGAAATTTTAGCTGTTAATTTGAAGAATTTTTAATATAATGCGTTTAGTTTCGGCGGTTCAGTACCGCGACGATCGGTTTCCTGCTCGCGATGgaatagaaataaaaaaaaatccaattaccACACAGCACTGACGATCACGCCTTATCACGCATAAGATTCGCGGCCGCCGCTGATAGATAGGCTTCGGGGCACCCTTGGTTCGTGTAGATTCGCTAGTGCCACGGCAGTGATTTAATCTAGTGGTTTACGCAGAAATCGGCCAGTCCAGTAGTGATAGTCCCAGTGAACGGTAGTAGAGTTTTCGCTTCAACCATGTACTCGCAAACGGCGGCAGATGAGGTCGGTGGAGACGGCGGTGCGAACAATGTGCGTGTCGTTGATTTTCGCTCGGACACACTGTCCGTGCCCACGCCGAGCATGCGCCAGGCAATCTTCGAAGCGGTCGTAGGAGACGACGTGTACGGTGAAGATCCGACCGTACGAAAGCTGGAGCAACGGTCGGCCGCGCTATTCGGCAAGGAGGCTGCCCTATTCGTGCCCTCCGGTACCATGGCCAATCTGCTGGCAAGTGAGTGACTAATTGAAATAGATTATGGAATCAGATCCACTAAACGACCGAGAAGCGTTATTCATTCCATTCTGCAGCATTGGTATTGCCGTAGTGTTGAATGGTTTACCAAAATTCAACGTACTTTCTTCAATGACTCCACCCATTTTCAAACCTACACGAGGTGCTAGTAACAACCAAAAGCTGGCCAGTGATACCCCGAGGCTCATCGTTTTTGCGCGATGATAAGAAGTTTTATATGGCAGTAGATGTCGTagaacaatcaatcaaacgcacCATCATCGTATACAATTGTTCGCAGTATCTAGCGTTAAGAGATAAATGCCTTGAAATAGATTAGGAGGCTGCGTATGCGTAGGACAGCATGCATAATCCATTCGCGAAACCTTATTGTAGCAGCGATCGAGTTTCAAATCATTTTGGAGTCCTGTATTCATAAGCATCGCTGGATATGCGTGATCAAGAGGCTTTACTTTATGCAGCATGCCATCGCACGCATGGTGGTAATAACTTTTCTCATTCGCAGTTATGGTCCACTGTTCACGGCGTGGCACGGAAGCCGTCGTCGGTGATATGGCGCACGGGTTTCTCTATGAACAGGGAGGCGCGGCACAGATCGCGGGCGTGCTGTTGAGCACGATTCGTAACAATCCGGACGGTACGTTCTGTTTGAATGAGCTATCGAAAAAGTTCCGTGGCTTCGATGTCCACGAACCCGACACCGTACTCGTGATGGTCGAAAATACCCACAATATGTGTGGGGGTAAGGTTTTGCCACTGGATTGGCTAGAGAACCTGTACAAGATGTGCACGGAGAAGGGAGCCAAGGTTGGTATCTATTGCTCCGCCGTTCTGTAAGCGATCGTTTTTGATAATTTACTCTTACCTTCGCAGGTGCACATGGATGGGGCCCGCGTGTTCAACGCAGCCGCGCATTTGAATCTACCGGTTTCACGCATCGTCCGGGACGTCGATTCCGTGTGCTTTTGCCTAAGTAAAGGGCTAGCGTGTCCCGTCGGTTCCGTGCTCGTTGGTTCGGCTGAATTCATCAAAGAGTAAGCTGGGGAAAGCAAGTTACAGACGTTGCTATTCGATCGTATTACCTTACATTATTCAATTTTAGGGCTCACCGTTTGCGAAAAGCTCTTGGAGGCGGAATGAGGCAGGTAGGATTTCTGGCTGCGGCCGGGCTCTGCGCACTGGACGAGATCGTACCGAAGTTGAAGGATGATCACGCCAGAACAAGACGGGTGGCggaagcgatcgatcagctggcCAGCCCGATCTTCAAGGTAGATCTCGAGAATCTGCACTCCAACATCCTCATGGTGCAGATCCTTAGCAAAACGGTACACTCGAGCGATCTGGCACATCGGTTGGCCACCGTGTATCCGGGTGAAGCGGAAGCAGGAGTGGTCGATTCGCAAGGTAAGAGTATCGTCCTGAAGCTAAGTGCCCGGGATTGGTCATTCGCGCGCATCGTCATCTATACTAATATTACGGATGAGGATGTTGAGCTGGCTATCAAAAAGATCCGGTACGTTTTCCGAGAATATGAAAACGATTTGTAAAACGCTGATGAAGCACGGATGGAAAAGACGCATCTCTTTGTTAAAAGATAATAAAGAAACATTGCACTGGCCGCGTGTGGATTAGAACACTCTTTCGCACAATTTCTTTTTCACGAAACACAAGAAATGAACACAAAATCCTTTGAAAATCGTTAA
The sequence above is a segment of the Anopheles darlingi chromosome 2, idAnoDarlMG_H_01, whole genome shotgun sequence genome. Coding sequences within it:
- the LOC125950335 gene encoding uncharacterized protein LOC125950335, producing MYSQTAADEVGGDGGANNVRVVDFRSDTLSVPTPSMRQAIFEAVVGDDVYGEDPTVRKLEQRSAALFGKEAALFVPSGTMANLLAIMVHCSRRGTEAVVGDMAHGFLYEQGGAAQIAGVLLSTIRNNPDGTFCLNELSKKFRGFDVHEPDTVLVMVENTHNMCGGKVLPLDWLENLYKMCTEKGAKVHMDGARVFNAAAHLNLPVSRIVRDVDSVCFCLSKGLACPVGSVLVGSAEFIKEAHRLRKALGGGMRQVGFLAAAGLCALDEIVPKLKDDHARTRRVAEAIDQLASPIFKVDLENLHSNILMVQILSKTVHSSDLAHRLATVYPGEAEAGVVDSQGKSIVLKLSARDWSFARIVIYTNITDEDVELAIKKIRYVFREYENDL